The Ostrinia nubilalis chromosome 17, ilOstNubi1.1, whole genome shotgun sequence genome contains a region encoding:
- the LOC135080090 gene encoding inactive selenide, water dikinase-like protein, with product MSYQSSVAQDSLAAAQLEMAGNPNALALRRPFDPVAHDLEASFRLTRFADLKGRSCKVPQDVLGKLVESLQQDYSQQDQDQFMHVAIPRIGIGLDCSVTPLRHGGLCLVQTTDFFYPLVDDPYMMGKIACANVLSDLYAMGVTECDNMLMLLGVSTKMTEKERDVVIPLIMRGFKDSALEAGTSVTGGQTVINPWCTIGGVATTICQPNEYIVPDNAVMGDVLVLTKPLGTQVAVNAHQWLDQPERWNRIKLVVSEEDVRKAYHRAMDSMSRLNRIAARLMHKYNAHGSTDVTGFGLLGHAQNLASHQKNEVSFVIHNLPVIAKMAAVAKACGNMFQLLQGHAPETSGGLLICLPREQAAAYCKDIEKQEGYQAWIIGIVEKGNRTARIIDKPRVIEVPAKD from the coding sequence ATGTCGTATCAGTCTAGTGTAGCACAAGATTCATTAGCTGCGGCACAACTAGAGATGGCCGGTAACCCTAACGCTTTGGCTCTGCGTCGGCCATTCGACCCGGTGGCTCACGACTTGGAAGCTAGTTTTCGTTTGACACGATTTGCTGATCTAAAAGGAAGAAGCTGCAAGGTACCTCAAGATGTTTTGGGTAAACTGGTGGAGTCGCTGCAACAGGACTACTCTCAACAGGACCAAGACCAATTTATGCATGTTGCGATACCGCGCATCGGCATCGGCTTGGATTGCTCGGTGACGCCGCTAAGGCACGGTGGCCTCTGTTTGGTCCAAACAACCGATTTCTTCTACCCATTAGTCGATGACCCCTACATGATGGGTAAGATCGCATGTGCTAACGTATTGAGCGACCTTTACGCGATGGGTGTAACTGAATGTGACAACATGTTGATGCTGCTTGGAGTGTCTACAAAGATGACTGAGAAGGAACGCGACGTCGTCATCCCCCTGATAATGCGTGGATTTAAGGATTCTGCGCTAGAAGCTGGAACTTCAGTTACAGGAGGCCAGACTGTCATCAACCCGTGGTGCACCATTGGAGGGGTTGCAACTACAATTTGCCAACCCAATGAGTATATTGTTCCTGATAATGCTGTGATGGGCGATGTCTTGGTACTGACGAAGCCCCTGGGTACGCAAGTAGCTGTAAATGCTCATCAATGGCTAGACCAGCCTGAGCGTTGGAATCGGATCAAGTTGGTTGTGTCCGAAGAGGATGTAAGAAAAGCGTATCATCGTGCAATGGATTCTATGAGCAGACTTAATCGCATTGCTGCCAGGTTGATGCACAAGTACAATGCTCATGGTTCTACTGACGTCACTGGATTTGGTTTACTTGGCCATGCACAAAACTTAGCATCACACCAAAAGAATGAGGTTTCATTTGTTATTCATAACTTGCCTGTTATAGCCAAGATGGCTGCTGTGGCCAAGGCATGTGGAAACATGTTCCAGTTGCTTCAAGGACATGCCCCAGAGACTTCTGGCGGGCTCCTCATCTGTCTTCCAAGAGAGCAGGCGGCTGCCTACTGCAAAGATATTGAAAAGCAGGAGGGCTACCAAGCCTGGATCATTGGTATTGTTGAGAAGGGCAACCGTACTGCCCGTATCATCGACAAGCCCCGAGTTATTGAAGTGCCCGCCAaggattaa
- the LOC135080093 gene encoding DET1- and DDB1-associated protein 1, translating into MSVMDFLKDLPSYDEHNFTLFNTDHGIRNCSKRPSIYLQTKDIPSEQIIVTEKTNILLRYLHQQWEKKNNNSPKKRDQTHIEQNGEETRPRKRPCLNSPLN; encoded by the exons ATG TCGGTGATGGACTTCTTGAAAGATCTGCCGTCGTATGACGAACATAACTTTACGTTATTTAACACTGATCACGGCATTAGAAACTGTTCGAAAAGGCCGTCAATATACCTGCAAACTAAGGACATACCTTCTGAACAAA TTATTGTGACTGAAAAGACGAACATTCTTCTAAGATATTTACATCAGCAATGGGAGAAAAAG aATAACAATTCTCCAAAGAAGCGTGACCAGACCCACATTGAACAAAACGGAGAAGAGACTCGACCACGCAAGAGGCCCTGTCTCAACTCTCCGCTCAACTGA